In Solanum lycopersicum chromosome 5, SLM_r2.1, the following are encoded in one genomic region:
- the LOC112941503 gene encoding uncharacterized protein codes for MMVREYSLKFVKLSRYATLLVSNSRDEMSRFFMGINGDLEEECRFAMFHDNMELSRLVVHVQHVEDNRRRRGVRDVRRNSPHDQVGPNHGNNRNNFGVREQPKLKKGQQSYGNSNPQRSTTLTGGRPESEGGNGVEMQRHKKKCAK; via the exons ATGAtggtcagggagtattccctgaagtttgttaaGCTATCAAG GTATGCTACTTTGCTGGTTTCAAAtagcagggatgagatgagcaggttcTTCATGGGAATCAATGGAGACCTGGAGGAGGAGTGTCGGTTTGCGATGTTCCATGATAATATGGAGCTTTCCAGGTTAGTGGTGCATGTCCAACATGTAGAGGACAACCGCAGGAGGAGAGGTGTTCGTGATGTTAGGAGGAATAGTCCTCATGATCAGGTAGGTCCCAACCATGGAAACAACAGAAACAATTTTGGTGTCCGTGAGCAGCCCAAGTTGAAGAAGGGGCAACAGAGTTATGGGAATTCTAACCCTCAGAGGAGTACAACACTTACAGGAGGCAGACCTGAATCAGAAGGGGGCAATGGAGTTGAGATGCAGCGTCATAAGAAGAAATGTGCTAAGTGA